In one Pseudomonas sp. SCA2728.1_7 genomic region, the following are encoded:
- a CDS encoding tetratricopeptide repeat protein has product MNRSSALLLAFVFLSGCQALAPVSPDGTPSVEDTTPAPEKPKVYSSFSEETVFSLLSAELAGQRNRFDIALDNYVTQAINTQDPGVSERAFRIAEYLGADQPALDTALIWAKNAPDDLEAQRAAAVQLARAGRYDDSMVYMEKVLQGKGDTHFDFLALSAADTDQETRNGLMKSFDRLLQRHPNNSQLIFGKALLLQQDGDNKAALALLEDNPPDDGEIAPILLRARLLQILNRGDEALPLLQKSIKKYPDDKRLRLTYARMLVEQDRMDDAKAEFSSLVQQYPEDDELRYSLALVCLEAKAWDEAKGYLEDLIARESHVDSAHLNLGRIAEERNDPQGALIEYAQVGPGNDYLPAQLRQADILMNNGKTAEAQSKLAAQRDEQPDYAIQLYLIESETLSANKQDDKAWKVLQQALLQYPDDLNLLYTRAMLAEKRNDLAQMEKDLRLIIKRDPDNAMALNALGYTLSDRTTRYAEAKTLIEQAHQINPEDPAVLDSLGWVNYRLGNLDDAEKYLRQALERFPDHEVAAHLGEVLWTKGNQREAKQIWGKFLKDQPDSTILRSTIKRLTGSETL; this is encoded by the coding sequence ATGAATAGATCTTCCGCGTTGCTCCTTGCTTTTGTCTTCCTCAGCGGCTGCCAGGCCTTGGCTCCCGTTTCGCCGGACGGTACGCCGTCGGTTGAAGACACCACGCCTGCGCCTGAAAAGCCCAAGGTTTACAGCTCGTTCAGCGAGGAAACCGTTTTCAGCCTGTTGAGCGCCGAACTCGCCGGCCAGCGCAATCGTTTCGACATTGCCCTGGATAACTACGTGACCCAGGCCATCAATACGCAGGATCCGGGCGTCTCCGAGCGCGCATTCCGTATCGCCGAATATCTGGGCGCCGATCAACCGGCCCTCGATACCGCGCTGATCTGGGCGAAAAACGCCCCGGACGACCTCGAAGCGCAACGCGCCGCTGCCGTGCAACTGGCGCGCGCCGGGCGTTATGACGACTCGATGGTCTATATGGAGAAGGTCCTGCAGGGCAAGGGCGACACCCATTTCGACTTCCTCGCGCTGTCGGCAGCGGATACCGATCAGGAAACCCGCAACGGTCTGATGAAAAGTTTTGACCGTTTGTTGCAGCGTCATCCGAACAACAGCCAGCTGATTTTCGGCAAGGCCCTGCTCTTGCAACAGGACGGCGACAACAAAGCCGCGCTGGCCCTGCTCGAAGACAATCCGCCGGATGACGGCGAGATCGCGCCGATTCTGCTGCGCGCGCGCCTGCTGCAAATTCTCAACCGAGGCGACGAAGCGCTGCCACTGCTGCAGAAAAGCATCAAGAAGTATCCGGACGACAAACGCCTGCGCCTGACTTACGCACGCATGCTGGTCGAACAAGACCGCATGGACGACGCCAAAGCCGAGTTCTCCAGCCTTGTGCAGCAATACCCGGAAGACGACGAACTGCGCTACTCGCTGGCCTTGGTCTGCCTGGAAGCCAAAGCCTGGGATGAAGCCAAGGGTTATCTGGAAGACTTGATCGCCCGTGAAAGCCACGTCGATTCGGCGCACCTGAACCTCGGTCGCATCGCTGAAGAACGCAACGACCCGCAAGGCGCCCTCATCGAGTACGCCCAGGTCGGCCCGGGCAATGACTATCTGCCAGCGCAATTGCGTCAGGCCGATATTCTGATGAACAACGGCAAGACCGCTGAAGCGCAAAGCAAACTCGCCGCCCAGCGCGACGAACAACCGGATTACGCGATTCAGTTGTACCTGATCGAATCGGAAACCCTGTCGGCCAATAAACAGGACGACAAGGCCTGGAAAGTCTTGCAGCAAGCTTTGCTGCAATACCCGGACGATCTGAATCTGCTCTACACCCGGGCCATGCTCGCGGAAAAACGCAATGACCTGGCACAGATGGAAAAAGATCTGCGCCTGATCATCAAGCGTGATCCGGACAACGCCATGGCACTCAATGCTTTGGGCTACACCCTGTCCGATCGCACCACGCGCTACGCTGAAGCCAAAACGCTGATCGAGCAGGCACACCAGATCAACCCGGAAGACCCGGCCGTACTCGACAGCCTCGGCTGGGTGAATTACCGCCTGGGCAATCTGGATGACGCCGAGAAATATCTGCGTCAAGCGCTGGAGCGTTTCCCTGATCACGAAGTCGCCGCGCATCTGGGCGAAGTGTTGTGGACCAAGGGCAACCAGCGTGAAGCCAAACAAATCTGGGGCAAATTCCTCAAGGATCAGCCCGACAGCACCATTCTGCGCAGCACCATCAAGCGCCTGACCGGATCCGAGACTCTTTAA
- the hemA gene encoding glutamyl-tRNA reductase yields MAFLALGINHKTASVDVRERVAFTPEQLVEALQQLCRLTDSREAAILSTCNRSELYIEQDQLSADIVLRWLADYHHLSLDELRASAYVHEDDAAVRHMMRVASGLDSLVLGEPQILGQMKSAYAVAREAGTIGPLLGRLFQATFNAAKQVRTDTAIGENPVSVAFAAVSLAKQIFSDLQRSQALLIGAGETITLVARHLHELGVKRIVVANRTLERASLLAEQFGAHAVLLSDIPAELVRSDIVISSTASQLPILGKGAVESALKLRKHKPIFMVDIAVPRDIEPEVGELDDVYLYSVDDLHEVVAENLKSRQGAAQAAEEMVSVGADDFMVRLRELAAVDVLKAYRQQSERLRDEELQKALRLLANGGNAEDVLGQLARGLTNKLLHAPSVQLKKLSAEGRLDALAMAQELFALEGSPDSFSDKKPQ; encoded by the coding sequence ATGGCCTTCCTTGCACTCGGTATCAACCACAAGACTGCTTCAGTAGACGTCCGCGAGCGCGTGGCTTTTACTCCTGAACAGCTGGTGGAGGCCTTGCAGCAGCTCTGCCGACTGACCGACAGCCGCGAAGCCGCGATCCTCTCCACCTGCAATCGCAGTGAGCTTTATATAGAACAGGATCAGCTTTCTGCCGATATCGTGCTGCGCTGGCTGGCCGACTATCACCATTTAAGCCTCGATGAGCTGCGCGCGAGTGCTTATGTGCATGAAGATGATGCGGCAGTTCGTCACATGATGCGCGTCGCCTCCGGGCTCGACTCGCTGGTGTTGGGCGAACCGCAGATTCTCGGCCAGATGAAATCGGCCTACGCCGTGGCCCGCGAGGCCGGAACCATCGGCCCGCTGCTGGGGCGACTGTTTCAAGCGACCTTCAATGCCGCCAAACAGGTACGCACCGACACCGCTATCGGTGAAAACCCGGTGTCCGTGGCGTTTGCTGCCGTCAGCCTGGCGAAACAGATTTTCAGTGATTTGCAGCGCAGCCAGGCCTTGCTGATCGGCGCCGGCGAGACCATCACCCTGGTCGCCCGCCATTTGCACGAGCTGGGGGTCAAGCGCATCGTCGTCGCCAACCGCACGCTGGAACGCGCCAGTCTGCTGGCCGAACAGTTCGGCGCTCACGCGGTGTTGCTGTCGGACATCCCGGCGGAACTGGTGCGCAGCGATATCGTGATCAGTTCGACTGCCAGTCAGTTGCCGATTCTCGGCAAGGGCGCGGTTGAAAGCGCTTTGAAGCTGCGCAAGCACAAACCGATCTTTATGGTCGACATCGCCGTTCCCCGCGATATCGAGCCGGAAGTCGGCGAGTTGGACGACGTTTACCTTTATAGCGTCGACGATCTCCACGAAGTGGTAGCCGAGAACCTCAAGAGTCGCCAGGGCGCAGCCCAGGCGGCGGAAGAAATGGTTTCGGTCGGCGCTGACGATTTCATGGTGCGTCTGCGTGAGCTGGCGGCGGTCGATGTGCTCAAGGCCTATCGTCAACAGAGCGAACGCCTGCGCGACGAGGAGCTGCAAAAAGCCCTGCGCCTGCTCGCCAACGGCGGCAACGCTGAAGACGTGCTCGGGCAACTGGCCCGTGGCCTGACCAATAAACTGTTGCATGCCCCGAGCGTGCAATTGAAAAAGCTTTCTGCCGAAGGCCGCCTTGATGCGCTGGCCATGGCCCAGGAACTCTTTGCCCTTGAGGGCTCACCGGATAGCTTTTCGGATAAAAAACCGCAATGA
- the prfA gene encoding peptide chain release factor 1, translated as MKASLLNKLDVLQDRFEELTALLGDGEVIADQAKFRAYSKEYAELEPVVQGYKKLLSVQSDLEGAQALLKDSDPDMREMAVEEVREAKELLITLEADLQRMLLPKDPNDGRNVFLEIRAGTGGDEAAIFSGDLFRMYSRYAERRGWRVEILSENEGEHGGYKEVIARIEGDNVYGKLKFESGAHRVQRVPATESQGRIHTSACTVAVLPEPDEREAIEINPADLRVDTFRSSGAGGQHVNTTDSAIRITHIPTGTVVECQEERSQHKNRARAMAWLSAKLNDQQTAAAANAIASERKLLVGSGDRSERIRTYNFAQGRVTDHRVNLTLYSLDEILAGGVEAVIEPLLAEYQADQLAAIGE; from the coding sequence ATGAAAGCGTCACTGCTCAATAAGCTGGATGTCCTCCAGGACCGTTTCGAGGAACTGACCGCGCTGCTTGGCGACGGCGAAGTCATTGCCGACCAGGCCAAATTCCGCGCTTATTCCAAGGAATACGCCGAACTCGAGCCGGTGGTACAAGGCTATAAAAAGCTGCTCAGCGTACAAAGCGATCTTGAAGGCGCGCAGGCGCTGCTCAAGGACAGCGACCCGGACATGCGCGAAATGGCCGTGGAAGAAGTCCGCGAAGCCAAGGAATTGCTGATCACCCTGGAAGCCGATCTGCAACGCATGTTGCTGCCCAAGGATCCGAATGACGGCCGCAACGTCTTCCTCGAAATTCGCGCCGGCACCGGTGGCGACGAGGCAGCGATCTTCTCCGGCGATTTGTTCCGCATGTACTCGCGTTACGCCGAGCGCCGTGGCTGGCGGGTCGAGATTCTTTCGGAAAACGAAGGCGAACACGGTGGCTATAAAGAAGTCATCGCGCGCATTGAAGGCGACAACGTTTACGGCAAACTGAAATTCGAATCCGGCGCGCACCGCGTACAGCGCGTGCCCGCCACCGAATCCCAGGGCCGTATCCACACCTCGGCCTGCACCGTGGCGGTGTTGCCCGAGCCGGACGAGCGCGAAGCCATCGAGATCAATCCGGCGGATTTGCGCGTCGACACGTTCCGTTCCTCCGGGGCTGGTGGTCAGCACGTCAACACCACCGACTCCGCGATCCGCATCACCCATATACCGACCGGCACCGTCGTCGAGTGTCAGGAAGAACGTTCCCAGCACAAAAACCGTGCACGGGCGATGGCGTGGTTGTCGGCCAAGCTCAATGATCAGCAAACCGCAGCGGCGGCCAATGCGATCGCCAGCGAGCGTAAATTGCTGGTGGGCTCGGGCGATCGTTCCGAGCGCATCCGCACCTACAACTTTGCCCAGGGCCGGGTTACAGACCATCGCGTCAACCTGACCCTGTATTCCCTCGATGAAATTCTTGCCGGTGGCGTTGAAGCGGTGATCGAGCCATTGCTGGCCGAATATCAGGCTGACCAACTCGCAGCGATAGGTGAATAA
- the prmC gene encoding peptide chain release factor N(5)-glutamine methyltransferase — protein MTIIASLLRAAELPDSPTARLDAELLLAAALGKSRSFLHTWPERIVPSEAALTFAEYLQRRRGGEPVAYILGQQGFWKLDLEVAPHTLIPRPDTELLVEAALELLPATPAKVLDLGTGSGAIALALASERPAWKVTAVDRVLEAVALAERNRQRLHLNNATVLSSHWFSALEGQRFQLIISNPPYIAAADPHLVEGDVRFEPASALVAGEDGLDDLRLIVAQAPEHLQAAGWLMLEHGYDQAEAVRDLLLTRGFEEVHSRTDLGGHQRISLGRLPC, from the coding sequence ATGACCATCATTGCCAGCCTGTTGCGTGCCGCCGAATTGCCGGATTCACCGACTGCGCGTCTGGATGCCGAGTTGCTTCTGGCCGCGGCACTGGGCAAATCGCGCAGCTTTCTGCACACCTGGCCCGAGCGCATCGTGCCAAGTGAAGCAGCGCTGACCTTTGCCGAATACCTGCAACGTCGCCGTGGCGGCGAGCCGGTGGCCTACATTCTCGGGCAGCAGGGGTTCTGGAAACTCGATCTGGAAGTCGCACCGCACACGCTGATCCCGCGTCCGGACACTGAGTTGCTGGTGGAAGCGGCGCTGGAATTGCTGCCCGCGACCCCGGCCAAAGTGCTCGACCTCGGCACTGGCAGCGGTGCGATTGCTTTGGCCTTGGCCAGCGAGCGTCCGGCGTGGAAAGTCACCGCCGTGGATCGCGTACTCGAAGCCGTAGCTTTGGCCGAGCGCAATCGCCAGCGCCTGCATCTGAACAACGCCACGGTGCTGAGCAGCCATTGGTTCAGCGCGCTGGAAGGTCAGCGTTTCCAGTTGATCATCAGCAACCCGCCGTACATTGCTGCCGCCGATCCGCATCTGGTCGAAGGCGATGTGCGCTTCGAACCGGCCAGTGCGCTGGTTGCCGGTGAGGACGGTCTCGACGATCTGCGTCTGATCGTTGCGCAGGCCCCGGAACATCTGCAGGCCGCTGGCTGGTTGATGCTCGAACACGGCTATGATCAAGCCGAAGCCGTGCGTGATCTGCTGCTGACCCGCGGTTTCGAAGAAGTCCACAGCCGCACCGATCTGGGCGGTCATCAACGCATCAGTCTGGGGCGTCTGCCGTGCTGA
- a CDS encoding molybdopterin-synthase adenylyltransferase MoeB has product MLNDQELLRYSRQILLQHIDIDGQLKLKDSRVLIVGLGGLGAPVALYLAAAGVGQLHLADFDTVDLTNLQRQIIHDTDSVGMSKVDSALKRLGAINPEIQLIAHRQALDEDSLAAAVAAVDLVLDCSDNFSTREAVNAACVAACKPLVSGAAIRLEGQLSVFDPRRAESPCYHCLYGHGSEAELTCSEAGVVGPLVGLVGSLQALEALKVLVGFGEPLVGRLLLIDALGSRFRELRVKRDPGCSVCGSRHA; this is encoded by the coding sequence GTGCTGAATGATCAGGAATTGCTGCGCTACAGTCGGCAGATTCTGCTGCAACACATCGACATCGACGGGCAATTGAAGCTCAAGGACAGTCGCGTGCTGATCGTCGGTCTCGGCGGTCTCGGTGCGCCGGTTGCGCTGTATCTGGCCGCGGCCGGTGTCGGCCAATTGCATCTGGCGGATTTCGATACCGTCGACCTGACCAACCTGCAACGTCAGATCATCCATGACACCGACAGCGTCGGCATGAGCAAGGTCGACTCGGCGCTCAAGCGTCTGGGCGCGATCAATCCCGAGATCCAACTGATCGCTCACCGTCAGGCACTGGACGAAGATTCTCTCGCGGCTGCCGTGGCGGCGGTGGATCTGGTGCTCGACTGCTCCGATAATTTCTCCACTCGTGAGGCGGTCAACGCGGCGTGCGTGGCCGCGTGTAAACCGTTGGTCAGCGGTGCGGCGATTCGTCTGGAAGGTCAGCTATCGGTGTTCGACCCACGTCGTGCCGAGAGTCCGTGTTACCACTGTTTATACGGACACGGCAGCGAAGCCGAACTGACTTGCAGCGAGGCCGGTGTGGTCGGGCCGCTGGTCGGCCTGGTTGGTAGCCTGCAGGCGCTGGAAGCCTTGAAGGTGCTGGTCGGTTTCGGCGAACCACTGGTGGGTCGCTTGCTGTTGATCGATGCCCTCGGCTCGCGTTTCCGCGAGTTGCGCGTCAAGCGTGATCCGGGTTGCAGCGTCTGTGGTTCGCGCCATGCGTGA
- the murI gene encoding glutamate racemase — MREAPIGVFDSGVGGLSVLAEIQRLLPNESLLYVADCGHIPYGEKTPEFIRQRCSVMAGFFREQGAKALVLACNTATVAGVADLRRDFPDWPIVGMEPAVKPAAAATRSGVVGVLATTGTLQSAKFAALLDRFAADVRVITQPCPGLVELIESGDLHSAELRQLLQGYVEPLLASGCDTIILGCTHYPFLKPMLKSMIPADITLIDTGAAVARQLQRLLAERDLLAAGPNQAVRFWTSADPAYFRNILPLLGQSAGEVQNFDL; from the coding sequence ATGCGTGAAGCGCCGATCGGCGTGTTCGACTCCGGTGTCGGCGGCTTGTCGGTACTGGCGGAAATTCAGCGTTTGTTGCCCAATGAATCACTGCTCTATGTCGCCGATTGCGGGCACATTCCCTACGGTGAGAAAACCCCTGAGTTCATTCGCCAGCGTTGCAGCGTGATGGCCGGGTTTTTCCGCGAGCAAGGTGCCAAGGCGTTGGTGCTGGCCTGCAATACCGCGACGGTCGCGGGCGTTGCCGATTTGCGTCGTGATTTTCCCGACTGGCCAATAGTCGGCATGGAGCCAGCGGTCAAACCCGCCGCCGCCGCAACCCGCAGCGGTGTGGTCGGCGTGCTCGCCACCACCGGCACATTGCAGAGCGCCAAATTCGCCGCGTTGCTGGATCGCTTTGCCGCTGATGTACGCGTGATCACCCAGCCATGCCCTGGCCTGGTCGAGCTGATTGAAAGCGGCGATCTGCACAGCGCCGAGTTGCGCCAGTTGCTGCAAGGGTATGTCGAGCCACTGTTGGCCAGCGGTTGCGACACGATCATTCTGGGCTGCACCCACTATCCCTTTCTCAAGCCGATGCTCAAGTCGATGATCCCAGCGGACATCACGCTGATCGATACCGGTGCGGCTGTAGCGCGGCAACTTCAGCGGCTTTTGGCGGAGCGCGATTTGCTCGCTGCCGGCCCGAACCAGGCGGTCAGATTCTGGACCAGCGCTGATCCTGCCTACTTCAGAAACATCCTGCCGCTACTGGGCCAGAGTGCCGGCGAAGTGCAAAACTTCGACTTGTAA
- a CDS encoding acyloxyacyl hydrolase has product MKRLFCLAAIAAALMGQSFTAQAAGVEFAVGATSDSTMTYRLGMNFDWDKSWLQSDVGRLTGYWSGAYTYWEGDKTSSNNSLSFSPVFVYEFAGQSVKPYIEAGIGVAAFSNTKYESNNLGGSFQFEDRLGFGLRFNGGHEVGIRATHYSNAGLASDNDGVESYSLHYTMPL; this is encoded by the coding sequence GTGAAGCGACTATTCTGCTTGGCCGCGATTGCGGCCGCACTGATGGGGCAAAGTTTTACTGCACAAGCGGCAGGTGTTGAGTTCGCAGTGGGGGCCACCAGCGACTCGACCATGACGTACCGCCTGGGCATGAATTTCGACTGGGACAAGAGCTGGCTGCAAAGTGACGTCGGTCGCCTGACCGGTTACTGGAGCGGCGCCTACACCTACTGGGAAGGCGACAAGACCTCGAGCAACAACAGCCTTTCGTTCTCGCCGGTGTTTGTTTACGAGTTTGCCGGTCAGTCGGTCAAACCGTATATCGAAGCGGGGATTGGCGTGGCGGCGTTCTCTAACACCAAGTACGAATCCAACAATCTCGGCGGCTCTTTCCAGTTTGAAGATCGCCTCGGTTTTGGTCTGCGTTTCAATGGCGGGCATGAAGTCGGGATTCGGGCGACGCACTATTCCAACGCCGGCCTTGCCAGTGACAACGACGGTGTAGAAAGTTACTCGCTGCATTACACGATGCCGCTCTAA
- a CDS encoding YkgJ family cysteine cluster protein — translation MKTIPHQQITEPAVTCSTCAACCCQLEVMLITDTGVPDRFIDTDEWGGEVMLRLDDGWCAALDRDSMMCTIYEKRPLICREFEMGAPECIEERKGITTAYR, via the coding sequence ATGAAAACCATTCCCCACCAGCAAATCACCGAGCCGGCGGTCACCTGCTCGACCTGCGCGGCGTGCTGCTGCCAGCTCGAAGTGATGTTGATCACCGACACCGGCGTGCCTGATCGCTTTATCGATACCGATGAATGGGGCGGCGAAGTGATGCTGCGCCTGGACGACGGCTGGTGCGCGGCGCTGGATCGCGACAGCATGATGTGCACGATCTATGAGAAACGACCGTTGATCTGCCGCGAGTTCGAGATGGGCGCGCCCGAGTGCATTGAAGAGCGCAAAGGCATCACGACCGCCTACCGCTGA